In Plasmodium reichenowi strain SY57 chromosome 1, whole genome shotgun sequence, the following are encoded in one genomic region:
- a CDS encoding secreted ookinete protein, putative encodes MKLYSTFVICFIILKVCLSKNINLNDEGKKKQSDIINENEEGKNNKSNNNKKVQHNKMNRKGNNSVSKKTDEHKNDGDGKNKKMDERKNDVDGKNKKMDEHKNDVDGEHKNDVDGEKNNILEYNNIDEHNEFPESLENDNFYDKLFDDVELRDIIHNEKFFENVKNVNNNDVDNFLLVDKEMERRKEEEKKKSRKLEEDEDEEEDNDEKWKEENKNNNKIENNNNKNNNNKNNNNKNNNNKIENNNNKNNNSSSNIFNKNYDIYDNGDIYNDDNLVDITQEENTNALNINDEINEGGKHDKEAFLIFEKKLNEFEDRNDSIDGDNKMEDLINNHFHDSGDNGSYENIQVKKELYNKNEKIIKGRDNNLNDGDIPMNKNNTSNKFNNNNNNMNNEMKYKTFKEEYEEQILSKPESIKYFFEVITEILIVIRLGLIYRYTNFLIPFKNFLISRTLENVEMVCVTFLSIHKFGREKYPDIYGFFLIILILYILKYVFKKMIYKLYYNKYGMGKKYSLKNQESENMYMENLLKRILYNVEKKKVLSNYESILQDILENTDNLLVNSNIINKENKNIYTDMISNINNIGVFTYISTQALKKINHKSDLIINELTTNGFIDEDTSNKMDKLKKFSSINEYPYVDIKKFKDNLVNEYDEHFILNDKMRYSGFHSMENDKSPPNNKYNMDSYNMDSYNMDSYNMDINNMDINNMDINNMDINNMDINNMDINNMDINNMDNNNMDINKIDNNNMDINKIDNNNMDINKIDNNNMGVHLNMNNNYLSNKYKHDSAYDENKVQDLLQKSKKQDYGHVKNALKDGNQMIYNNMDANKKDDNYFNKMMRDSDLSNYNGRKSIYFNGSLEDDLKNNDYDNNKNFDYANNSTYIVEGKEIQQVDKNKTNDMDEKKKDESFIHYDKKKKIINNLNPFSPLNDYNNISNNKKNTINEEQNNNINDSDVITNIVNSYINKPPSNINRFSQSSIYNTHNKVTNPLLNEQRNVTKEGTQRKNTEEASVNNKVEENYLRNNVTNHDMEESVENKLDEDKLKMSTHMVNNIFEGTKEYIKTNEEMNNISKAGDPFFHNQEGSFSYAPPPYQGVENSNNKNQKYLTQRKERQQIVATKSPFN; translated from the exons atgaaactTTATAGTACTTTTgttatttgttttattattttaaaagtaTGTTTAAGtaaaaacataaatttAAACGATGAAGggaaaaagaaacaaagcgacataataaatgaaaatgaggagggaaaaaataataaaagcaataataataaaaaagttcaacataataaaatgaatcGTAAAGGAAATAATAGTGTAAGTAAAAAAACTGATgaacataaaaatgatggtgatgggaaaaataaaaaaatggatGAACGTAAAAATGATGTTGATgggaaaaataaaaaaatggatgaacataaaaatgatgtTGATGGTGAACACAAAAATGATGTTGATggggaaaaaaataatattcttgaatataataacattgATGAACATAATGAATTTCCAGAAAGCTTAGAAAACgataatttttatgataaaCTTTTCGATGATGTTGAATTAAGGgatattattcataatgAGAAATTTTTTGAGAATGTAAAAAATGTGAATAATAACGATGtagataattttttattagtCGATAAAGAAATGGAAAGAAGAAAGGaagaggaaaaaaaaaaaagtagaAAATTAGAAGAGGATGAAGATGAAGAGGAAGACAATGATGAGAAATggaaagaagaaaataaaaataataataaaattgaaaataataataataaaaataataataataaaaataataataataaaaataataataataaaattgagaataataataataaaaataataatagtagtagtaatatttttaataaaaattatgatatttatgataatggagatatttataatgatgaCAATCTTGTGGATATTACACAAGAAGAAAATACAAACGCCCTTAATATAAACGATGAAATTAATGAAGGAGGTAAACATGATAAGGAAGcctttttaatatttgagaaaaaattaaatgaatttGAAGATAGAAATGATTCGATTGATGGGGATAATAAAATGGAagatttaataaataacCATTTTCATGATTCAGGTGATAATGGATCGtatgaaaatattcaagtaaaaaaagaattatataataaaaatgaaaagataataaaaggGAGAGATAATAATCTGAATGATGGAGATATTCctatgaataaaaataatacaagtaataaatttaataataataataataatatgaataatgagatgaaatataaaacatttaaaGAAGAGTACGAAGAACAAATATTAAGTAAACCAGAATccataaaatatttttttgaagtAATAACGgaaatattaatagtaataagattaggtttaatatatagatatacCAACTTTTTAATACCTTTTAAGAATTTTCTTATTTCAAGAACTTTAGAAAATGTCGAAATGGTATGTGttacatttttatctaTACATAAATTTGGTAGAGAAAAATATCCTGATATATATGGcttttttttgataatcttaattttgtatatattaaaatatgtatttaaaaaaatgatatataaattatattataataaatatggtATGGGGAAGAAATATTCTTTGAAAAATCAAGAAAGTGAAAATATGTACATGGagaatttattaaaaaggaTCTTATATAATGTCGAAAAAAAGAAGGTCTTATCTAATTATGAGAGTATATTACAAGATATATTAGAAAACACAGATAACTTATTAGTAAACagtaatataataaataaagaaaataaaaatatttatacagATATGATATCgaatattaataatataggagtctttacatatatatctacacaagcattaaaaaaaattaatcaTAAATCGGATCTAATAATTAACGAATTAACAACCAATGGTTTTATTGATGAAGATACAAGTAACAAAATGGATAAACTCAAAAAATTCTCTTCTATAAATGAATATCCTTATGTagatattaaaaagttTAAAGATAATCTCGTCAACGAATATGATGAACActttatattaaatgataaaatgaGGTACAGTGGTTTTCATAGTATGGAAAATGACAAGAGTCCTCCGAATAATAAGTATAACATGGATAGTTATAATATGGATAGTTACAATATGGATAGTTATAACATGGATATTAATAACATGGATATTAATAACATGGATATTAATAACATGGATATTAATAACATGGATATTAATAACATGGATATTAACAACATGGATATTAACAACatggataataataacatggatattaataagattgataataataacatggatattaataagattgataataataacatggatattaataagattgataataataacatgggtgttcatttaaatatgaataacaattatttatctaataaatataagCACGATTCTGcatatgatgaaaataagGTGCAGGATCTTTTACAAAAATCAAAAAAGCAAGATTATGGACATGTAAAGAATGCACTGAAAGATGGAAATCAAATgatttataataacatgGATGCgaataaaaaagatgataattattttaacaAAATGATGAGAGATTCAGACTTATCAAATTATAACGGAAGgaaaagtatatatttcaatGGATCATTAGAAGATGACCtgaaaaataatgattatgataataataaaaattttgattATGCTAATAATAGCACATATATTGTAGAAGGTAAAGAAATTCAACAAGTTGATAAGAATAAGACAAACGATAtggatgaaaaaaaaaaagatgaatCCTTTATTCATTatgacaaaaaaaaaaaaataataaataatttaaacCCCTTCTCCCCTttaaatgattataataatatttctaataataaaaagaatactataaatgaagaacaaaataataatataaatgattcTGATGTTATAACAAACATAGTAAattcttatataaataaaccacctagtaatataaatagatTTAGTCAATCTTCTATTTATAATACACATAATAAGGTAACCAACCCCTTATTAAATGAACAAAGAAATGTAACAAAAGAAGGGACACAACGTAAAAACACTGAAGAAGCATctgtaaataataaagtcgaagaaaattatttgaGAAACAACGTTACTAACCATGATATGGAAGAAAGCGTGGAGAACAAATTG GATGAAGACAAGTTAAAGATGAGTACTCACATggtaaataatatatttgaaggtacaaaggaatatataaaaacaaatgaagagatgaataatataagtaAAGCAGGTGATCCGTTTTTTCATAATCAAGAag GGTCCTTTTCTTATGCGCCACCCCCTTATCAAGGTGTAGAGAACTCCAATAATAAAAACCAAAAGTATCTGACCCAACgaaa GGAACGACAACAAATTGTTGCTACTAAATCTCcatttaattaa
- a CDS encoding hypothetical protein (conserved Plasmodium protein, unknown function), with protein MLIEKYDEKPKFDLGFSPFYFISYPLYNIQCRSILYKHLNNYEANITYTPLININNLNIKTYIIYIFNSLHQIYNNEGIRGLYKGLIPMLAHIVSKKSIYYFLENVHFVIFRRLRSEKRRDIYDKKLIRNYENNSMNDKENDNNFIGDSINSKIVKQINFVKEENNFIKKKKKKKYFHLSLYHSFYEYVSCILSYPLLNISTKLIIFQNNSRSLLYNIKNIIRLTYMYDGIYGFFKGLNNYLIIQSMDKVLNCFLYRTFSNSCSYDKVVTIKVVLS; from the exons atgttaatagaaaaat aTGATGAGAAACCCAAATTTGACTTAGGATTTTctcctttttattttatatcttaTCCCTTATACAAT aTTCAATGTAGAagtattttatataaacatttaaataattatgaggcaaatataacatatactcctctaattaatataaataatttaaatataaaaacgtatattatttatatatttaatagtCTACATCAG atatataataatgaggGAATAAGAGGATTGTATAAAGGGTTAATTCCAATGTTAGCCCACATAGTATCAAA AAAATCTATTTATTACTTTCTCGAAAACGTTCATTTTGTCATATTTAGAAGGCTAA GATCTGAAAAGAGAAGAGatatttatgataaaaaattaatacgAAATTATGAAAACAATTCAATGAAcgataaagaaaatgataataattttattgGAGATTCTATTAACTCAAAAATTGTCAAGCAAATTAATTTTgttaaagaagaaaataattttattaaaaagaaaaagaaaaagaaatatttcCATCTTTCCTTATATCACAGtttttatgaatatgtTAGTTGTATTCTATCATATCccttattaaatatatccacaaaattaattatatttcaaaataattcaagatcgttattatata atataaaaaacattATTCGTTTAACATACATGTATGATGGAATATACGGATTTTTTAAAGGCCTAAATAATTATCTAATCATCCAATCAATGGATAAAGTTTTAAATTGTTTCTTGTATAGAACCTTTTCAAACAGTTGTTCGTATGATAAGGTTGTTACCATTAAAGTGGTTTTATCAA